gtaaaagggttaagcagtcccattatccgtgagaggcggacgattcgaatcgaatttgttgaccttgcaaggcagacctaaacacacgtcacgtggttactcccagagtcacacatgcaacatttcccctttctttccgggttgtggatcagggtcaccgtcctcgactacagagtatgacgactctgcacccgcatgtgcgcacatgagaaacgacgttcaaagaaggtgaaagtaaagtccacttgccgggccaatcaggtacttatgcttaccgattaccatatttcttggcatgtggttagtacgttcaaacgcttaaccaccactactacacactacggccttatcaaatttcactaaacagacggggcatcacaagtaccacagccccgcccgtaggtcttatagttgcagcatgtagtaaacatctaactcctataattctcgcgagtgacaggaaatcactcgacttctaccgaaccattagcatagccaactagcgacctacacatactagtgttcaagcataggtacctaggatcatgcaactaaggttccaatcaactcctgtaacttaattgcacaagtagataggaataataataagttgcacaagtttaaaatagtaggacatgctccggggcttgccttcctgggcgtagctggatctgggctcttccgaaattgGGTTCGGATCTTGcgcagcttcagttagattaacttgagcttcacgctgctcactctcagactcgggcaccagctcgtatgttccgtcagcgagagtagtagtatctatatgagatgcaatgcacaTGGGTGAGTCATTGTGATGGTAATAATTTGTTATttacttcactataaagttgtattTCAAACAAAACCTGAAGTTAAAGAGTGAAAcactttcattcatattttactgggcaatcgtttatagagtaaaacCTAATGCGTTTTAGTTCATAAAAGAATCTAGGGTTGTGTTTCAACACTTCATAGGATAGAAATAGTTTCAGCAACCACAACCTTTACACAAGGTAGAACATCAGATCAGAAActtgcagtaaaaatttcaggcaAAAACAGTAAAGCATGGATACATGAAACATACTCAAAAATAGCTCATGCTAGGGTCAAGATGAATTTACACAGATTAAACCACAACACTTGTgaatctcaaatttttacagaggagtaTACACATAATGCTAAACACACTTTAaatttatcagaatttttctagacATATAACAGAAAtaataaaattgacaaatttaactcacatataacaagactaattagtacagagagTTACAAAGTGTTTTTGGCTCTCAAAGTTTGTATACTAGCTTTCCTTGAAGACTGAGTcatggtaaaattttcagattttttcAGATGTAACAACTATTTATAACAATTTAGCACCATTTTTAAAGATTAAAACACCgagctagctacacaaatctaaaaataatgAAACTTGGACAATGGTGTTAATTTTGTATTTTAAGTACACAGAAAATGTTTCATACACATATCTATTtcagaacatccagaaataaaaaaataattattccactagatctagccaagactagggtttcatctagttatagGTGTTAACTGGTGCTCTaatttttacacaacactaaGCATGGCATGGATTTTAGCTACGAGCCAAAAATCACCCATAGATgctaagtagaactcctagaataattatagtctatgtaatctaatctttttcctagattaaaatatagaCAGAAAATAAGTATATGCCTGTAATGAAAATTGTAGATCTAGTAACAAAGAACTCAGATCAAttgtgtttgcatttttccaattgttctacgaatttatatcgattttacaagttcactgctttggaaattaaaaagagaaaagatctCTTTTTGCGCCGGGACCCCTGGAAGAAGTAATTtcctcgcagataagcccctggccAGACTTGGAAataggggaggcggcgggcggccggaatccggcccctgcggcggccggcggcgagggggaatagggggaggagcaagagggcGGCGAGAGCAACCTCAGGGTGGCCTCGGTTGAGCGCGGGACGGCCGAAGGCGGCTCCTCCACGGAGCaggggctccggcggcggcgattggCGGCAGCGGTCTGGCGGGCCTGGACGGCGGCAAGCGGGTCGGTGAGATCCGGTGGAGGACCGGGAAGCTTGCTGCGGGGTCATTtggggcggagggaggccgAAGGggtgagctccgcggcggcataggaggcggcagcgggcatggtgagcggcggcggccgttcccgGGCAGAAGGGGCAAACGGGGCTCGGCTCTCGGCTCGGAGTGGAGGAGGGAAGGATGAGGACACCTCTGGGCTCGAGAGAAGGGTCTGGGCGGTTCCAAGACGAGGGAAGGGTGAGGCGCAGTCGGACAGCATggcacgtcgtcgtcgtggcgcTTCGACGTTAATCCTCGGCTTGCGCGCACAGGAACGGCGACGCGTGGCGAGGCCGAGCGGATTGGGGGCCGGTTTGGGTGAACCCGGTGGCGGGGAGAGGGTTCTGGCCGGGGAGGGCGGCGCGAGGCTGGCGGCCGCGGCTCGACTGGcgcagaacagaggagggagagagaaatgagagagtaaagagagagagatttgattgattcaaaatttaattttttctCAGAAATTTCTGTTGAAACAAGGAAAACtttgaatatgaaagttgtagagaatttcgAATTCTACactttttgtttcaggcaccAGTTCGTTTGAGACTTCGTTCAAAAGTTAATTTGAACTCCCGACGAATGTATGTTATTCGTCGATTCGAATTTGAAATTAActtttcttcaacttttgtaTGGAAACTCGAAAATATtcgaacatgaaagttgtttcaCATTGAAaatgctacaactttggttttgggcaaaatttcGTTTGAGCTATGGTTCAAAAATTATTTTCAGATCATATTtggtaaaatttgaatttattcaaCATTTCATGTGACCTCATTCAATTggaatttaattcttcatgccaAATTTCTAACACCACCTATAGAGAATATTGatgcattttatttttcatttcatGGTGAGTATGACGAATTACACTACTACCCTAAATCAGATGTATCCCACCCAAAGTACACACACATGCATTGCAACCATAAATGTATTTAATTTAGTTTTTCTTGGTTACCGATGCATGATGCTTTGTTTAGTTTCTTCTATTTAGCATTTTTTAATTACTTGGGTTGTCACACTCAGGAGAGGCGCCGGCAACGGCGCTcctctccaaattgtacctctacgagagtgagggagatagtcgggggatgtaCCTCTACGATTGTATGCTagtgagtagcatttgactctagagttgggctctggatagaaaaggataaccctatacacctctagagttagtagagaaaggcgtagacgtggtgtctaggctggactataccactcagttgtctgatagtcccacggtttgtagaggtagccggcaggtggtgaaagccctgttcgagccttttagtaatcctccacgttcggatattggatagagcacatattggaactatcggcttgtataagccggtcgatacctttagcgcgaagtataatggcgatgtgatctcttcttctaaacatagattctagatcttagaaagtcctctctttcctatccttctacaccagtgtgtgtgtcgtTGGATAGTCTGAgcccgtaggtagtgtactcacgttccctagtggatacgataccctggaatactcttgggtgaaagctacagcggtatccgtgcgcttgcggattttattcgtgacgttacaaaataccaacaagcatcaGCTGCCATGGGCCGCCCCATGGTCAGGATCAGCACGATGAAGCAGATGGTGGCCATCTTACTGAGAGCAGCGACGGAAGCCATGGCAATATAATGTCGATCAACTAGCTTGATAGTGGTTAGTTCTTGAGATCATATGTACTATGATGAGATAAGAGTTGGTTGGTGCGAGCTGTGTAGATGAGATGTTTCACTATTTATAGAGATCAACTAATGCATAATTACAATATAATATGGTGTACAAATTTGGCTGGAATGTAATTTGTGGAAATCAGATCAGAGCTGCTGATGTGCGCTGTAATGCGTCCGTGCCAGTAGCCGACACACGGCCGGCCAtctttttttactttttagCCCTTTTTTAGAAAGATTTGCACATTTAGGCTCTTTTTGAAATGTTTCTGGACCCTGGACCTTGGCGCCACGGATCGTGGCACCGAGTTAACACATCTCGGCGCCACAGCCCTTGGCGCCGAGGTGTCGACACCGATCCAACTAAGCATCCACGCTGGCGTGACATGGCAGGAAGGTCGGCGCCACAGATCTTGGCGCCAACCTCGGTGCCATAGATCATGGCACTGAGCTTGGCGCCATAGATCTTGGCGCTGACCACGCTGCCATTAACCTTGCGCCCTCTTCCATTTCCGGAGCGTGCCTCCATTTTTCATCCTCCCTTTTCGGTTTTTCTCTCCCCCTCAACTCGCCCAACCATCTGATTCATCGTATTTGATTGTAAAAATTTTGATTTTATACATAGATCGTCAAGAGCAAGGTATTATCTCTCACCTCGTGAGTTTGTGCATTTTGATTTGGTCTATTGTTCGTGCATTTTTGAAATTTAGGAACTTAGGGCTTAGGGTTTAATTGTTGTAACGTGTTTTATGCAACTAGGATGGCTAGGCGGGGAAAATCAAAGAAACCCCCGGTGCGGACTGGTGATGCTTATGTCCGGTTGCCGCTGCCTAGTGGAGTTCCTGTACCGATGTGCTTCTGCGATGATCCTTGCGAGGTAGATGTGTCCGTTGAATAGGACACATATAGACTGAGATATTGGATGTGTGCCAACTATGCCTTCGATCCAACACCTCGTCAGATCCGCATTGGGTTGCTGGTTAGTATTTATGTTTTGTCTACATTAACTTTGATATTATTTGAAATCGTGTGTGAATATTGTGTAACAATGGATTGTTTTGTAGACCCCTCCCCCGCTCTGTGACTTTGAGCAGTGGATTGACACTGAGATCAAGGAGGAGGACAAGAGGTATATGGAGATGTGCAAGAAGTGGGAAGCAGAGCGGGTGGAGAGGGTGGAGAAGAGACGCCAGGAGGAGGTAGCAGAAATGGAGCGGCAAGAAGAACAGCAAAGGAGGCTGGCAGCTGAGCGTTGGGAGGATAGGGAGCGGAAGCTTGAGCATGTTCGCCGTGCCAAAGCGGCAATGGAGGAGAATCCAGATGCC
This portion of the Panicum virgatum strain AP13 chromosome 2N, P.virgatum_v5, whole genome shotgun sequence genome encodes:
- the LOC120659055 gene encoding inner centromere protein-like; amino-acid sequence: MCANYAFDPTPRQIRIGLLTPPPLCDFEQWIDTEIKEEDKRYMEMCKKWEAERVERVEKRRQEEVAEMERQEEQQRRLAAERWEDRERKLEHVRRAKAAMEENPDALRKGKWPRCM